CCCAAAAACTTTCCAGTAGTCGGGAAGCCGAGGCACACTTTTTTCAAACTCGCAGGTGTCTGCAAACTTTAGCTTGTGCGTGGTCCGCCCGATCTTGTAATCGATAGTCCCGCCCGGGCTGACAGGCGCATAGCTGACCAATTGTCTGCCGATGTTGTTGTAGAGACTGTAGGTGCAACCCAAGCCCGCAAGGACTGTCGAAAATGACGTCGCGGTGAAGACGACGGCGAAGGCGGTGCCGAACTGCATTGTGGGGTTGGCTTGCTGCGAGCGGAAAcgcaaagggaaaaaagagcAGCAGAAAAGGAACTTTTGTTAGGGAAATTAATTGGTACTGATTAAGGTTGGCAGTCATGAAGAAGACAAAAAACTAACTACCCAACATCAATCGCGATCAATTATTATATAGACGAGGCCAACAAGCAACGACCCTTCGTGCGCATCAATTACTGTAAACGGGTCTTGCTTGGTATGCATGAACCAATTTCATCGACTTGATAATACGTTAGCATATACCTTTGGGCCTTTTTTCGTTTCTCGTGAACCTCGCGTGCTTCCTAGGCCCACCAAACGTGTCAGCAGTTTGTACAAGGATCGGCGTCGCCGCGCgtgaaaacaacaaaaagaacGACAAAGAGGAATACGATACCGATATATAAAAGGGGCTGATGCTATTTTATCCCATTGCACAATTGTCAAAGTACGGGATCCCTGGCCTGGGTAGTCCACGTGCGTGCAGCTTTAGATTAGACTTCTATTTATACACATTATGCGAGCAGGGACTATATGCACTAGGTTCCTATGTAGTTATCTCTAAAACCCGATTGGTCGCAGGATTTGCGCCATTCAGAAACAAGCCCTACAAGCAAACAATAGGCTAAAGACGGGTTTGTGATGATCTCGCACGAAATTGCTCCCCAAAACGATAAAAGACCATCTTGGCGGAGATAAAAAATCGATAAGATGCGTCTACACTCTAGAGTGATTCAGACCTCACTCTTCCCGTTGAGAAACTTGGTTGGTCGTGCTTATAGTGTTAGGTGGTTTAAAAGACACTCGAATGATGCGCAAATAGCTGCAAGctgtaacgttgcgtaccccctgttcggcacccccccctgttcggcaccctgaaaatctaacaacgaaatgcctacttttataaactgatttaaatataaaattatcaacggacaaaaatacaatcgttttcacgcttctccggttcattaacctcttctttatcagctaaaggttccaaattttctatatcattttcctgcaatccaataatgttctgtttgttaaccaaaagctcgtttggatccggaaccaccctcctccttttaaccggccgtattgcctccagttgtgcttccaataagctgattttttgctgggcgctagccaaaagggtatctttggcttcgaagcttttttggacttttgcaaataaaagacgtgaagtagcgttggttttgttggattgggaaagtttttgcagttgaagtcggatatctcgggtcgttttaggggttttccaaataagtaaagacgggtcgttaattttttgggctgggctttccggtgttttatccctttgcaaaccgttgtttttatcttttataacgttggcgttgctattttctaacaaaaaagggcttaaaagtggtttaaccaagtttaccggccataaccccgttgtacgccaaccagattgaatggtttttgctataaatgcttttaatctggcttttcgataacaaagtaggaaatttcgttttccaataactgttgaacagcaaaattggctaacaaatccaagttgacgtcgataagcttcttttaacggcccaaaaaccgatagatccaatggttgaagaacgtgtgacgaatgagggggtaaatataggagttgaatattattttgcaagcaaagaagcataaattcgtccgttatatgtgatccatggccatacaaaactaataaccgcttttcaggggttaaaggttgggtatacggaataaacaccttttttaaccattcgatagccgtttggttatttgtccacccgttttcggttgcatgaaattgccaattatcgaaagggcttaaatccgtgggaaaccattgttgttgtacgttttttcccttaaatataacgaggggagggagggcaacgcccgtagccgatatacattcgattatagtcgtccaaccacgcgttccgggctcttttcgttgcaacggccggatcccgttaagccctaatactaggccattagatcctttgccttccattataccggtttcgtccatattccaacggttttccggtttaatagcgttaataaccgggttcgtaatataaagccaccaagatttaattacctccgtagtagcgccattaacccgggcgttatctattcgacggggcctttgggttttaaggattggataacgagccaaaaaacgagttatccaacgttttccaaggccttttgtctctccggcggcttgaagaattcgttcggcaaaaaagcgtaattcttgatgcgttggcggaagccctaaagctgtttgggtaagtacccaatcagccaaatgcttttcctgttccgtggaaagcctttgaaaagggctttgtgcttttttataaggttgagaacctttaagtcgactttgaagtgtagacctaggtattccccattttcgggaggtttttgcaattggattgccattattgacgtcgttaattgcagatataagctgtttttcagtatattgcttcattggaaaatggggaattaaaatcagaaaaaagtaaatccaaaagtgacagattcatcgagatatttataatagaagttggaggataaaaataaaagtgttgttatttttgggtgccgaacagggggggtgccgaacagggggtacgcaacgttagtaGTTAGCGTTGGATTTGTAGTACATGGCGGTATAGTCAAGTACCATGTGATCGTGCCAGACTAGACTTTGAGCGCATTAGTATTGGAGCCAAGTGCGGGGTACTTTCAGGGTACCACAAAAGGCGAGAGGGGCGCCATCACATAACCCCCACCACGGAGCGGAGCCTAAACTTCAATTCTCTATCGACCTGATCAAGCTTTTTCACACCTTGGGCCTCTATCAAGCGAGGCAACGACCAGGACGGCACCCGCCATGGCCCGCTTCAACTTCAACTCCCTCCCGGGGTGGCTTCAATCGGCCCCTCCGGCAGCCATCAGGATCATCCTCGTCCTGATCCTGATCAACGCCGCGGTCTGGATCGCCGCGGGGATAATTCTCCACTTCCACCCGGCGCTGATCGCCCCGGCGGCGCTCTCGTACGCGCTGGGGCTGCGCCACGCCCTCGACGCGGACCACATCTCGGCCATCGACCTCATGACGCGGCGGCTGATCGCGTCGGGCCAGCGGCCCGTCACGGTCGGCACCTTCTTCTCGCTCGGGCACTCCACCATCGTCGTGGTCACGTGCATCGTGGTggccgccaccagcggcgcgcTGCGCGACCGCTTCGACGACTTCACGCGCGTCGGCAACATCGTCGGCACCAGCGTCAGCGCCGCgttcctgctgctgctgagcgcCGGCAACGGCTGGGTGCTCTACCGCCTCGTCTGTCGCCTGCGCGAGGTCCTGGCCGAGCGGCGCCGGCGGGGCGCCGTCCTGGGCCGCGaggacggcgccggcgcggATGTGGATGACGCCGGGGCCGCGGCGGGGTTGGGCTTGGATGGGGTGGGGTTCTTGTCGAGGGTCTTCCGGAGGCTGTTTGACGTGATTGACCGGCCGTGGAAGATGTTTCCGCTCGGCGTCATGTTTGGCCTTGGCTTCGACACGAGCTCTGAAATTGCCATTCTCGGCATCACGAGCTTGCAGGGTGCTGCTGGCACCAGTCTGTGGCTGATTCTTATTTTTCCCGTGCTCTTTACAGGCAAGTCGTCTCTTCAAGTCCCATGCAAGTGGGTTTTGATTCAGCCTTCTAACAATTACCAGCTGGCATGTGTCTGGTCGACACCTCGGACGGCGCCCTGATGATGGGCCTCTACTCCTCCAAAGCGTTTTCCCGGGATCAGGTCGCGATCCTGTACTACTCGATCGTGCTGACGGGCATCACCGTCTTTATATCCGCCTTCATCGGCATGATTCAGCTCTTTTCTCTCATCCAGAACGTGGCCGATCCCCAGGGCGGCTTCTGGGACGGCGTGGGAGCCATCAGCGACAACTTTGACATCATTGGAGCGAGCATATGCGGGctcttcctcgtcatcgGAATCGGCTCGGTCGTCGTGTACAGGCCATGGCGGAGACGAATGGAGAGGCGGATGGAGCCACCGCTTGTGGCGAACGGTGGCGAGGAAGGTTATGCAAGTCCTGTCCGCTCGGAGCAGAATGAAAGCGTATGATCAAGACTAGTGGGCTGTAGATGACTAGAGACGGTAGTCTGCTGCAATCTTGTAAGCCAGGCCAACTTGATAAACTGCATAATCTCCCAGAGCAAAGCATTTTTATCTTGAGCGATTGTTGTCAAAGTCTTGAAGCTCTGCTTGGCAATGTTTTGTTTCACTTCTGATTTCTCCGCTTTCTCTTGGCATGTTTATTCTTATTCCAAAACTGCTGCGCTGAAAGTCTTGGTCGTGCGACTCTGGTGGGTTGCGTTTCAGATACCGCCGTTATGCTTCTGTTTTAGGGCGGCTCCCCATGCCGAACCCTGGAGGCGAGGGAAACAACTGTTGACAAGAGCTTTTTCGAAACTTGTCAATATTCCAGGCGGGACTTTAACCGTAGCCCCTTTCACCATCCATAATTATATCATTATTTCATGCATGGACTCCACGTCCCAAGGATATAAGGACATGACAGCTTCGCCTATTTTCTCACAGGCTCTAATCTATACGATATTCAAACAGCTTCACTTCAGTTTGTACTCATATTTTCTGCTTACCTTGATTGCCTGGTGCAATTTCGATTCTACCCGCTGTTTAATTGAGTCGTACTTGATTCGCTTCCTTCATCCCAACAAGGCATTCCAATTCGCCAACATGCAGCTCTCATCCGTCTTTCTGGCCCTGGCCACCATTGTGTCTGTCACCCAGGCAGCTTCGCGTACGTGTTGGCAACGAAACGACTTGGAGCGACTTCAATAGCGCTGAATTGAGGCTCTGAGCTGACTTTCCCCTTTTTCCTCATCTTTAGTTTCTCTCGACGAGGGAGCAAGCGCCGGTGGTCTCGTCGCCCGGCAGGAGGCAAGCAGCGAGATGCAGAGCAGAGTGACCAGGAGGCAGGCCAAGCGACCCAGGAAGAAGAACACCGGCAAGGCCTGCACCGTGGGCAAGGAAAAGGGCTTCTGCGACAGCCTTGGCTTCTGTTCGACATTTACTCCGCCCAACATCAACGGACCCATTGCAAAGATAGCCTTTTGCGAGGAGCTTGCTTAGAGTCCGCAGCTAAGAATAGAGTTAAATACGCATGTGTCATATTATGCGGTTACCAATCAATCTGCACCAACGTGTACCAGGGTGTACTTGGACAAATACATACCTCCCAGTTGCAACCACATACCTTGATATATGGCTGCAAATGATTGCCCAGCAGAATTGATTCCCACTCGGCAGGTTCCCTCCATCAAATGCTACGTAGCACCAAATGTCCAGAGCGGAGGGTCGGACAGGCATGCGGAGAGCTCCGAGTGCGGGGATGGCAGCAAGGTGCAAGCAAGACAGCAAAAGAGAGTAACGATTGTCGGGCAAAGACAAAGGGATTTTAGGTTTCGCTGCTAAACCAACAACGTGGGCGGGAAGCTAGCGGCGATCTTAATTGTCTTTGGTTCAAGCCTGCGGGGTAAGACACACAAACCAAGGGCCAGACCAATGCAGCCACGAGTAGTTGGTAACATGACACCCTCTCGAAAATGAACATGTCTCTCATGTAACGTGTCCGTCTATAAAATGAACATTGTTCCTACTCGTGCGTGTACCGTCGATGAACTTTTGTTCAGGTATGGGAAGCTAGTGCAACCACTTTAactgggcacggcagtcaatCATCATGGTCAGCAGTAACAACGCCCCAGAGTCAAAGGGCTTTGTGTCGCCAACAGTCAATGATACCAATGCCCAGGCAACAGATGGTAGCTCTGGCGCAGCTCCGACTCGCTCAGTTGCAGCTACTGCAGCACCCAGTGCCGACTCAGCTCCCGAAATCATTGCAGAGAGCCCCCGCGCTGCGTCGCCTGTACACAGTGAGAAGCTGGCGGCCAACTTGAACGTCAAGGGCAAGGCCGGGCATGCAGTGATTGATCAGCGCCAGACCATCCCGACGACAGGAAAAAGACGCCACACGACCAAGTGGGAATACATCACCTTTTGCCTGTTTTGTGAGAGATGCCGTGATTCCTTGCTGCCTTGTCGCGACCGCCTCTGCTGACACTCACGCAGACTTCTCGCTAAATGGCGCCCCCATCGGCAACAACGGCGGCGGTCTCCGCCAGGCGTTGGTCAACATGAAGTACCCGGACGGCTACCTGACCTGGGGTGGCGAATACATCCCCATCAACGCCATGCTGCTGAGGGTGCAGGGAGTCATGTTCGCGGCGCAGCTGGTGACGCTGATGATCCTGGGGCCCTATGCCGACTACGGCAACTGGCGGCCTTGGATCATGATTGTCGGCCAGGTTCTGCTCTACATTTGCCAGTTCTCGCTGTGCGGCATCAGCCAGCCGGATCAATGGGAGGCGGCGCAGGCGCTGTTCGTCGTCGGGTCGCTCGCCGCCAACGTGGTCAACAGCTTCTATGCCGCCACCTTCCCGTCCATCGTCCGCGATCTGCCCAAGCTGATTGAGAGCGAGGAGCGCGTCAAGGCGGGGACCGAGTCGCCCGAGAACCACAGCAAGTTGGACGAGTATGAGAGGGCCAAGCTGTACAACCTCAACAACATGACGGGCTCGTAtgtggtggcggtggtgtaTGCCATCGCTGTTGGAATGGTAGGTTGGGTTGTGGCAGGCGGGCCGACCTGGCGTTGAGCCGTTGACCGTGGCAGATGACTTTTTCTAATGCGAACTTTTGCACGACAGATTGCCGGCATCGGCTACACGACAAACGAGCAAAAAATCACCTCTTTCCGTGCCGCCCTGGGATACTTTGGGTTCATGACAGTCGCATTCACTGTCCCGTTCTTCATCCTCCACAAGCATAGA
The Pyricularia oryzae 70-15 chromosome 1, whole genome shotgun sequence DNA segment above includes these coding regions:
- a CDS encoding high-affinity nickel-transporter nixA, whose translation is MARFNFNSLPGWLQSAPPAAIRIILVLILINAAVWIAAGIILHFHPALIAPAALSYALGLRHALDADHISAIDLMTRRLIASGQRPVTVGTFFSLGHSTIVVVTCIVVAATSGALRDRFDDFTRVGNIVGTSVSAAFLLLLSAGNGWVLYRLVCRLREVLAERRRRGAVLGREDGAGADVDDAGAAAGLGLDGVGFLSRVFRRLFDVIDRPWKMFPLGVMFGLGFDTSSEIAILGITSLQGAAGTSLWLILIFPVLFTAGMCLVDTSDGALMMGLYSSKAFSRDQVAILYYSIVLTGITVFISAFIGMIQLFSLIQNVADPQGGFWDGVGAISDNFDIIGASICGLFLVIGIGSVVVYRPWRRRMERRMEPPLVANGGEEGYASPVRSEQNESV
- a CDS encoding autophagy protein, with the protein product MVSSNNAPESKGFVSPTVNDTNAQATDGSSGAAPTRSVAATAAPSADSAPEIIAESPRAASPVHSEKLAANLNVKGKAGHAVIDQRQTIPTTGKRRHTTKWEYITFCLFYFSLNGAPIGNNGGGLRQALVNMKYPDGYLTWGGEYIPINAMLLRVQGVMFAAQLVTLMILGPYADYGNWRPWIMIVGQVLLYICQFSLCGISQPDQWEAAQALFVVGSLAANVVNSFYAATFPSIVRDLPKLIESEERVKAGTESPENHSKLDEYERAKLYNLNNMTGSYVVAVVYAIAVGMIAGIGYTTNEQKITSFRAALGYFGFMTVAFTVPFFILHKHRPGQQLPSGTGWLTAGPKQVWSAAKSAKKLKQVMLYLLAYFLLNETWGTYWAVTGIIQNDVIHYSPLMLNAFSLTADLCGGTGHLLLLILQKRFRFSVKQGVMFGAVMTLIPQLWGGIGRFTTKVGFHNEWEFWLVQAWNITTAAWGGYNVTMISEVVPGPKSYMFFALFNCVGKTSGFVGPFITAAIIQADGGKNNGAYWFLLGTGLLGLLTLYFVDTDQAKIDSAACEFSFLI